Within Mytilus edulis chromosome 10, xbMytEdul2.2, whole genome shotgun sequence, the genomic segment TGTGCAAATTTTTAGACTTGTAtatgtatcatatatatatatgtaaaaatagggaatgtttttaaacttttaaagactATAGTTCTAGAtgtgtacttttttttcaatgcaGATGATACCTTTGATGTTTGGGTACCAAATATTACAGAAGAACAAACAACATCTCCAGATCTTTCACCAAGAACTCCTGTTGTAAAATGTGTGACTGATGCAGCTATaggtattttctttttatttccttttatatttaatttcaagTAATAATACAATCAGGAAAAGGAAAAAAACTGGGAATTGTTAGATTAGATATATGAATTACTTTagaccaaataaaaaaagtttcagGACCAGATATTGCTTCATAAGAAGTTCACATGTTAGAATGGCTatgtaaaagtatgaattaataaacatgtttataaacTGTATaaatatcatgtttatattgtcTAAATAGGAgactattttatttcaacataattGTAAAACCTTTGTATTGCATACcattatatttattgattttattttagtcATGAGTCGAGATGAATCACCATTTACTACAACTCAAAAGGAAGCTAACAGAGATGGTGGATCCTTTCAAGTCGTGATGGACAATTTAAATGTACATCAAAAGACCAGACATAAAACACTTGATAACAAGAACAAAATACACAACTTAGTTCATTCTATTGCTGTCCATTCTCGTGTGTCAGGATTGGATTTGGATTCAACCCATCCACAGGCTGATATATTATCTCTCCCAAATGATGCATTCATCCCTGGAGACCAAGAGTACTTTACCTGCATCAGGACTTCAAGACATTGATGAAGAGAACTCTTATTGAAAATGTACCAATCTTGGAAAACTTGAAGCATTTAGTGGAATACCATATCCAGCACCAATATGCAAAGCAATCAGAAAAAAAGAGCAACATTGTAAGTGATacaatatttttcaaagataattttgtcacaatgtacatgtagatatggTCAATTTTATGAGAAAACAAAGTAAAAGATTATGCTGTTATTTTAGGCCATAAAAAACATTATGTTTGTTTGACCTCACCCTACCTACCCAAAAAAATAGGCTGCCTGCTCAAAATCTTTTTTTGTCCTGATCTGAAAAAGGTTTTTTTATCAGATAGACATGGAGACTAAAAAACATTTGACGCTTCAACTTCTCTTtgtcaaaaaaagaaagaaaatgcctacctacatGTACCTAGCTACTGTTTCAAACTTTGAGTAGGGTTTggacaaaccaaaatatttttaagtgtggccttatTAAATAATTGATCAATTGATAAAAGATACTGCAGgcaaaactaaaatatataaatccatgtatatatattatgctTTGGTTCAAGCCTTTATTACCAATGTTCTATATATAACGAAACAATATTTGTATGTCTGCACTCTTAAGTtaataacaaactttttttttaaagattccgTTAGGCATTTTAGAGAAAGACGAGAACATCATGGAACAGATGATTGAGATAATGGAACACCTGCAACAGTATGTGCCAACAACAGAGAACGGTAAAATGATACCATTACTTCTTGGTGGAGATGCATTGAGTGTAGAAAGGGGTGATGGAGCCCAAAGAGCCAGACAAGATGCAAGGACACCAGAGCAAAGGCTAGATGGATATCTTTGGAAAAGTGAGGACTGGCATGGCCACATAATATCATTACAGGTAAGATTGGTAAAAATGTAGTCATATAGTATTGAAATCTTTTACTAAGTATTCAGTATTGAATTCTTAtactaagtttaattttttttttttaattttgtatgtcaTTTTGAACATTAGATTTGAATAACAAGCCGAAATTAACTTTCTGTTAAATATGTGTTTATGAAATAATGCCTTTCTTTACATAATTATTATAGCTTAATGTAATTCTCATTATTACAGGAATCATTTAATATGCTGTTCAAAGGCTCATCATCTGGTGAAAGAGGAACACTGTTCCAGTTAAAGAATATGCTTGATAGACGTGGAGTAAAATCAGAGGTAATTTGAGGATTATTTAAAATATGCTAATTAAAGAAATATCGTCAGACACAATAGCCCAATAAGATAGGAATGTACATAATAGTTTAAAGAGGACACTGTAAAACTTCCATATCACAACACTTAGATATTACTGGGACAATTCTTCACAGACTTTTCTGACAGTTAATTATGTTATGATAAAAAAGGAGATGTCTGTGTACATGaatgagacagcaatcaaacaacaaaaatctCTTACACCTAGATGGCATTAATCTCATTTTTACAATTCTTATAACTTAGTGTcattataatagaaaaatattattatcaCAATACTTTTTCTTTTAGTAAACGTTACCCAAACAGGTGACAAAACCAGTGAATGATTGTAGAGAGTTTATGAGATTGACCACTCAAGGTTTTATACTCCTAGCTGCATTACAAGTCCTTGGAGTAGACAACTTGATTGAATTCGATAACCATGTAAATAATCTTGCAACAGATGAACAAAACGCTGAATTAATGGAACACATTGTTCAGACTATTGTTGATCGTTTCATTAAGACGGAACGGTTTACTCTAGATTGTGATGAAACAACAGAGGACAACAATCAAACAAATAGAGTGCCATGCAGTTATCCTGGTTGTCCAAAATCTTACCTGTTGGATGGACTGTGTCGGCGCAACCATAGACAAACTTGTCAATATAAAGATTTAGATATATTACAGCCACATGAACCAGTCGCCAATGAACCAAAGACGAAAACGAAGAAAAAATCTACAGATTACAAGAGTGACTATAAGTTTAATTACACATGTTGTGTACTTCGGGATGGTTTGATGGACTGGTGTAGGGAAGACTCGGCCAAAGAGAACGATGGTGATCGCCTTTTTCGAATGTGGAAATTTGATATGCTTAGGTTTTCGAATTCAAACCATACAAAATACCGCCTTCTAGCATTCAAACTTCAAGCACAGATTATGGCAACAATACCTCAAAGGCTTGCCTTTGAATTGAAACATAATCAGTCAATCAATATCCACGGCGGAAAAGGTGGGAATGTACCAGGTGACCTGGCCTTGGAATTCTTTAACATGAGAGCTAAGGATGCTTTGCATGCGCTGCATGGAAATCTAACATCAACATCCATAAAACGTGTTGGTAGAAGCCTTCAAGGGTGCAACGATATAATGGATGCATATGTAAATGGTCTAGGACATTATTTTGGAAAGCCTTCAAATTCTAAACCATCTTTTAAAAAGACATGAACATGATTGTTACACAACTTCAACCAGAGAAACTATTCAATGAAATTCCAGGACGTTATCACAAGTTTTTTCAATGCATTCCATTTGATCCGCTTTCTGACCTGAAAGGGAAGACTTTTAACAAATGGCTTACAGAAAAGAAGGAAACGTACGCCAAGATACAGAGACGGAAATCATATTATGTATGAACAAAATGTGCTAAACTGTGATAAATTGTTCAATAGTTGctttaaaaaatgttgtataaATACATGTGGATATTTAATTAAGTAACTCCATTTTAATCATCCATTTGATGTTCATCTTTctattatgttgtgttttttttatttataacttgtgttttttgttgttttaatgaGTTGATGGCAGCCCATTAGTAGCatgtttaaagatttttttattcattatcatTTTGACCTCTAGATACTGACAAATGACTGATTCTTGGTTGTGTCTCTTAAAAGTAGGAACATATCATTGTCAGCTGGAGGGCTTTGAATTGAGACCGGTTTTATTTatagtgcattttttttgtaaacgttGGGTTTATttatagtgcatttttttttgtaaacgttGGTTTTATTTATAGTGCTTTTTTGGTATAAAAAACATGACCGGTTCATGCATGTGTtccaattttttaaagttaaacatgtttattagtCAGCCTAGTGCTAACCATGAAATGTAGATTTATGTGTAATTCAAAGAAAGTTAGCCATCCTTCTTAAAATTTAAGTATTCATATGTCATGGATACTACCAATAGTGCATCACTTGGTCATTTCTTCTTTGTGATCAGTgcataatttatcattttctcaTTTACTaagaaatttaaaatgaaaacgtCTACTGTGCAATACACCATTTTCTGTGCAATAACAGTAGAAGTAATGTTATTTTGATTATTATGAAGTGAAAAGTGCAATGTAAAGAAAATTGTGATATTTGTGTGTGTTATTTTAAATctttggtatacatgtatatggtagaAACATTGACTGTCCATCAATTCTTGAAGTCAACAATAATAGAAtttcatttttgtgtttttatagtgGGAAAAGGGTAATTGTTCACAAGTCATGTGATTTATTTACTCTTTATGTCGTGTATGTATACTGTAacaatttcattgtttttcatctgtcaattaaattattaaaaattcagCTTGGAAAAATTCAAGCAATAATAAACATGAAAAGCAGTCTTAATcatattttgttacattttattgcCCGATTGATATGGTTTGCATCACTGGGTTAAATTGGTGTATTTCCAGCTGTAGTTGTGAAGAATATGGGAAGCAAATGTGATGATTCACTTACATTTTCAGCTATGATTTTATCTTgcatataaaaatgaagatgtggcatgattgccaatgagacaaactctccataagagaccaaatgacacagaaattagcaaccATAAGGCACTCTAgggccttctacaatgagcaaagccaataccacatagtcagctcagttaagacaatgtaaacaattcaattgagaaaactaccGGCCTAATTTATGTccaaaaaattaaccaaaaacaaataagtaacacataaacaaacaacaaccacagCCTATTTTTAAACATATAGAGATGGTACAATGTATGATAGCCAAACAGACAGCTATAATGTATCCACCAGGGCAAATAAGTATGATTTAAGCATCACAGTAGAGGACACCTTAAATTTGTAGGGATTTCTTGTTGTtcagattatttttcttttgtatttttttggtttACATGTTTGTCTTTTCGGTTTCTTTCCTTTTGGTGTTGACAAACCAATTTTTAATTTTCCCTTGGTATCTTAGGTGTAATTCAAGGAGACTcctggcagccagtttttattggtggaggataCGGTGGTGTTTTAGACTGCTACTggtagtacatgtatatttgttgtTGACAGCATACATGTATACTTTGGTTCTTGTTAAATATTTTCTACTTTTAAAGGTACATACATTCttgatacatgtatttagaaagtacacatgaatataatgaatataatgaatataatataaaagaGGGCTATGTAGTAAACATTAGGTGTCTATTTTCGTTGTTAGTTTTCTTTGCGTCATTGATTATTCATCTTTAGCATTGTTTAGTGAATTATTCAAAGGTCAATCAGAACATTAAATATGTATGAACTCGGTAAGATATTTGTCTCagttgaaatcataccacatctccttatttgtatatactaattaaatatataagaaaGAATAGATTTAAGGAAACTACATACAGTTTATTATATAAACACATATATGTTTGAATCTATAGACATTAAATTTATGATTACAATAATTGTTCATTGCAACATGAAATGTCCC encodes:
- the LOC139491468 gene encoding uncharacterized protein isoform X1; this translates as MKRTLIENVPILENLKHLVEYHIQHQYAKQSEKKSNIIPLGILEKDENIMEQMIEIMEHLQQYVPTTENGKMIPLLLGGDALSVERGDGAQRARQDARTPEQRLDGYLWKSEDWHGHIISLQESFNMLFKGSSSGERGTLFQLKNMLDRRGVKSEVTKPVNDCREFMRLTTQGFILLAALQVLGVDNLIEFDNHVNNLATDEQNAELMEHIVQTIVDRFIKTERFTLDCDETTEDNNQTNRVPCSYPGCPKSYLLDGLCRRNHRQTCQYKDLDILQPHEPVANEPKTKTKKKSTDYKSDYKFNYTCCVLRDGLMDWCREDSAKENDGDRLFRMWKFDMLRFSNSNHTKYRLLAFKLQAQIMATIPQRLAFELKHNQSINIHGGKGGNVPGDLALEFFNMRAKDALHALHGNLTSTSIKRVGRSLQGCNDIMDAYVNGLGHYFGKPSNSKPSFKKT